In the genome of Monodelphis domestica isolate mMonDom1 chromosome 2, mMonDom1.pri, whole genome shotgun sequence, one region contains:
- the LOC100011122 gene encoding actin-related protein 2/3 complex subunit 2-like: protein MNRAVIHYRDDETMYVESKKDRVTVVFSTVFKDDDDVVIGKVFMEEFKEGRRASHTALQVLFSHREPPLELKDTDATVGDNIGYITFVLFPCHTNANARDNTINLIHTFLDYLHYHIKCSKAYIHTRMRTKTSDFLKVLNRARPDAEKKEMKTITGKTFSSR, encoded by the coding sequence atgaACAGAGCAGTAATCCATTACAGAGATGATGAGACAATGTATGTTGAGTCTAAGAAAGATCGGGTCACCGTTGTCTTTAGCACAGTATttaaggatgatgatgatgtggtGATTGGAAAGGTGTTCATGGAGGAATTCAAAGAAGGACGTAGGGCCAGCCATACAGCTCTGCAAGTCCTCTTTAGCCACAGGGAACCTCCCTTAGAGCTGAAAGACACAGATGCCACTGTGGGTGATAATATTGGCTATATCACTTTTGTGCTATTCCCCTGCCATACCAATGCTAATGCCAGAGACAACACCATTAACTTGATTCACACATTCCTGGATTACTTGCACTATCACATCAAATGCTCTAAGGCCTATATTCACACACGAATGAGGACAAAAACATCCGACTTCCTCAAGGTGCTGAATCGAGCACGCCcagatgcagaaaaaaaggaaatgaaaacaatcACGGGGAAGACATTCTCATCCCGTTAA